The Eurosta solidaginis isolate ZX-2024a chromosome 4, ASM4086904v1, whole genome shotgun sequence genome includes a window with the following:
- the Cep164 gene encoding centrosomal protein of 164 kDa gives MATSTSAASISVSASVSVSAASVSSSTSGKSGIASPSTSVICEEVFDETEPSAEEIHDYALMVGIDPVKEPYLLYLAKEGLMQALPMDWKICYSEVKCGHYYYNTKTKQSQWDHPLDAIYRELVEQARQKHTIAATPVIDNSDDVSQLDSGIRSLQGNDEGDNTNNTNEMSSPVSNVNANYTTRPANAATFGGGVVVGASSSSGSAANSTSTSGFSGGVSRFLESRSKNFGLTFQPNKGTRFEVTKTNLQISLAMKFGADSFSSKLAAANKVESDVAGGSSADKRAFVLSGTGAMFLKSRKQMEAGLGPATTAILTSSSGIVSEGMAGTPPSVKSILRDSSLTDMRRKTERDDPESGGAEDKKSVRFNLDETKIRGSPEEEPSSSRKFTQSPEASVGSDDDEAEDDDPWDDDDDEVDGCVGYAALGAEGGAQRSLNPFLIDDENPLKDIQVISVPKAQTIQMLKAQSLSMDLPERDRVKLSELARSQSTEYGNIPQPSSVVSYLEKLKDSSTTIKPLYEDTDSESKGSSVRSFIINKSDQDSVDSIVPASNPFETIEANTKKNHEIEPIVTKSEKSSLRTLKVASKLVGFLKKDTDKADKDLSNRTQIGRENQKENEVFGQNISKDKHTMLKEERERLEYLLQSEIDAIKHEHEQKLESIRQEYDCRFNSHREEMEQTFQTRLQEHRSKLEEELSMKRKTIVDEHKAHMATLQKNHTEILQDLERDLKSEEEIMKKEHSRKHAEMREKLAHELELERQRMRDTGEDRLYEKVRCEKRLLEDKYRCLKEKYVRLKTDVKLSLERRNRRREAQALHQQSLHTNTTTTGSETERSISNKPSIGNSENRSLSLSTSCQEHGGAGVGAGPNALLAGNNIKPPVPPKTHLTTINSGKEHGCTGRERSIERTSMTMTRKPGIASKYIKHLQVPDDTTTSISQSDTTISNNYSKGRYLPAPVLSDNGNSDSEAAFQCNQENNNNGHGNGQRKKLFARTKSASTSRLNSDNYQNDRPCTPVENLRHQLQKLEDLEDQFPENTLDTTYHLRYPFSDISNDRAGVGNSSELEFFKHRIHLERDSVRRAKESLRTQRTNFRARQREIKQRHKASTTRHTLDQLIQEEKELTEMEVNLHRTRALLGEKVIRLRHLEQSLLRIYEREKPSMDFLGVEQKDDATLSDLSSHSSSGFSSTDFASGGDTQNLHKRKEAYHQESTECIQNLEILNAEIREILDILGKSQQHGGIPMISPSELNWSHMLSAGGSPATTPHGHPQTVGTTSTLMHAPQSIPTLADRLETYRQLATGRMHNSMGGAILAANTIVSQSPRAVNYTTSLVERTRDLRNWLRQAKTEHELLTGGGIGSGVGGCLGLAGNVMGGSTVSMLGSRECGAVCGSSATTQGGSGTGQQTNL, from the exons TTATTCCGAGGTGAAATGTGGGCATTATTattataatacaaaaacaaagcaatcaCAATGGGACCATCCACTTGATGCCATCTATCGTGAGCTGGTTGAGCAAGCACGGCAAAAGCACACAATTGCAGCCACACCTGTTATCGACAATTCGGACGATGTATCGCAACTCGACTCGGGTATACGTAGCCTCCAGGGCAACGATGAAGGTGACAATACCAACAACACAAACGAAATGTCTTCACCAGTGAGCAACGTAAATGCAAATTACACGACAAGACCAGCAAATGCTGCCACGTTTGGCGGTGGCGTTGTGGTTGGTGCTTCCAGCAGTTCGGGTTCGGCGGCTAATAGCACAAGTACAAGCGGATTCAGTGGTGGTGTTAGTcgtttcctggaatctagaagtaaaaaTTTTGGTTTAACATTTCAACCAAACAAAGGAACACGCTtcgaggtaaccaaaacaaatctaCAAATTTCGTTAGCCATGAAATTTGGTGCGGATAGTTTTTCCTCAAAGTTAGCGGCAGCAAACAAAGTGGAAAGCGACGTAGCAGGCGGAAGCTCTGCAGATAAACGAGCCTTCGTGCTCTCCGGTACGGGTGCGATGTTTCTAAAGTCAAGGAAGCAAATGGAAGCTGGCCTTGGCCCGGCTACAACCGCTATCTTGACAAGTTCGAGTGGCATTGTTTCCGAAGGTATGGCTGGAACACCCCCATCTGTGAAGAGTATTTTGCGTGATTCAAGCTTAACGGATATGCGTCGGAAAACGGAGAGGGATGATCCAGAAAGTGGTGGCGCAGAAGACAAGAAGAGTGTGCGTTTTAATTTAGATGAAACGAAAATACGTGGCTCACCTGAAGAAGAACCAAGCAGCTCACGGAAGTTTACGCAAAGTCCTGAAGCATCAGTTGGCTCAGACGACGATGAAGCAGAAGACGATGATCCTtgggatgatgatgatgacgaagTTGATGGTTGTGTGGGATATGCTGCACTTGGGGCTGAAGGTGGAGCACAGCGTAGCCTTAATCCATTTTTGATTGATGATGAAAACCCCTTGAAAGATATACAAGTGATATCGGTACCAAAGGCACAAACTATACAAATGCTTAAGGCACAAAGCTTATCAATGGACCTACCCGAACGCGATCGTGTGAAACTCTCAGAGCTGGCGCGCTCGCAAAGCACCGAATACGGTAATATACCACAACCCAGCTCTGTGGTTAGCTACCTCGAAAAGTTGAAAGACAGCTCCACGACTATTAAACCCTTGTACGAAGACACAGACTCTGAATCAAAAGGAAGCTCCGTGCGGAGCTTTATTATCAATAAATCCGACCAGGACTCAGTTGATTCTATTGTACCTGCGTCTAATCCATTTGAAACAATAGAAGCTAACACTAAAAAGAATCACGAGATCGAGCCGATTGTGACAAAATCAGAGAAGTCTTCTTTACGTACATTAAAGGTGGCATCGAAACTGGTTGGGTTTTTGAAAAAGGATACGGATAAAGCTGATAAGGATCTGAGCAATCGTACACAGATCGGTCGTGAAAACCAAAAAGAAAACGAAGTATTTGGCCAAAACATTAGTAAGGATAAACACACGATGCTGAAAGAAGAACGTGAACGCTTGGAATATTTGCTGCAAAGCGAAATAGACGCAATTAAGCATGAACACGAACAAAAGTTGGAAAGTATACGTCAGGAGTACGATTGCCGTTTCAACTCGCACCGCGAAGAAATGGAGCAAACATTCCAAACTCGCTTGCAAGAACATCGGTCTAAGTTGGAGGAAGAGTTGAGCATGAAGCGTAAAACGATAGTAGATGAACACAAAGCGCACATGGCTACTTTGCAAAAGAATCACACCGAAATCTTACAAGACCTGGAACGAGATCTTAAAAGTGAAGAAGAAATCATGAAAAAGGAGCACTCACGTAAACATGCAGAGATGCGTGAGAAATTAGCGCACGAGTTAGAATTGGAACGGCAAAGGATGCGTGATACAGGCGAGGATCGACTATATGAGAAGGTGCGTTGTGAGAAGCGTTTGTTGGAAGATAAATACCGATGTTTGAAAGAGAAGTATGTGCGTTTGAAAACAGATGTCAAACTATCGTTGGAGCGGCGCAATAGACGTAGAGAAGCGCAGGCGCTGCATCAACAGAGTCTACACACGAACACCACAACTACTGGCTCAGAAACTGAAAGATCCATATCAAATAAGCCATCGATTGGTAATAGCGAAAATCGTTCACTTTCATTGTCGACTTCCTGTCAAGAACACGGTGGTGCGGGTGTTGGCGCTGGCCCCAACGCACTATTGGCTGGTAACAACATCAAGCCACCAGTGCCACCTAAAACGCATCTAACAACAATTAATAGCGGCAAGGAGCACGGGTGTACTGGGCGCGAGCGCTCAATCGAGCGCACATCAATGACGATGACACGTAAGCCAGGCATTGCCTCGAAGTATATAAAGCACTTGCAGGTGCCGGATGACACGACAACTTCGATTAGCCAATCCGACACAACTATATCGAATAATTATAGCAAAGGTCGATATTTGCCAGCGCCTGTTTTGAGTGACAATGGCAACTCTGATTCAGAAGCAGCATTTCAGTGTAATCAAGAGAACAACAACAATGGTCACGGCAACGGGCAACGAAAAAAGTTATTTGCACGCACGAAATCGGCATCGACATCACGTCTTAACTCAGACAATTACCAAAACGATCGACCATGTACGCCAGTTGAGAACTTGCGCCACCAACTACAAAAGCTAGAAGACTTAGAAGATCAATTCCCTGAGAATACACTTGACACTACATACCATTTACGGTATCCATTCTCAGATATATCAAACGATCGTGCTGGTGTCGGAAATAGCTCTGAGCTCGAGTTCTTTAAGCATCGTATACACTTGGAACGTGATAGCGTGCGACGCGCTAAGGAATCGTTACGCACACAGCGCACCAATTTCCGCGCACGTCAGCGCGAAATCAAACAACGTCATAAGGCTTCCACAACTAGACACACTTTGGATCAATTGATACAAGAGGAAAAAGAATTGACAGAAATGGAAGTGAATTTGCATCGCACACGTGCATTACTCGGCGAGAAGGTAATACGTTTGCGTCATTTGGAGCAAAGCCTTTTGAGGATTTACGAGAGGGAGAAACCTTCGATGGATTTCTTAGGTGTAGAACAGAAAGATGATGCAACTCTAAGTGATCTCTCATCGCATTCGAGCTCAGGTTTCAGCAGCACCGACTTCGCCAGTGGCGGTGATACACAAAATTTGCATAAGCGTAAAGAGGCTTACCACCAGGAATCCACTGAGTGCATACAAAATTTGGAGATACTCAACGCAGAGATACGCGAAATACTTGATATACTTGGCAAGAGCCAACAGCACGGAG GTATACCCATGATATCACCTTCAGAATTAAACTGGTCACATATGCTTTCAGCTGGTGGTAGTCCAGCTACAACACCACACGGCCATCCTCAAACTGTCGGCACAACTTCTACGCTCATGCATGCACCACAATCCATACCAACATTAGCCGATCGCTTGGAAACATATCGTCAACTTGCCACTGGACGTATGCACAATTCAATGGGTGGCGCTATATTAGCTGCAAATACAATTGTATCACAAAGTCCACGTGCCGTAAACTATACCACCAGCTTGGTGGAGCGTACCAGAGATCTACGCAATTGGCTGCGACAAGCTAAAACCGAACACGAATTACTTACTGGTGGAGGTATTGGCAGTGGTGTTGGCGGCTGTTTGGGTCTAGCAGGCAATGTTATGGGCGGCAGCACGGTAAGCATGCTTGGTTCTAGAGAATGTGGCGCGGTATGTGGTAGTTCCGCTACCACTCAAGGAGGCAGTGGTACAGGCCAACAGACAAATCTATAA